Within Dysgonomonas sp. HDW5A, the genomic segment CGATAACCTCAACTCCCGGATATTCTTTTTTATTAAAAATAAATATATTGTCCGCCAAATTCACCCCTGTCTGAATCTTATTTATTATCAAATGATTATCCACACCGTCTTTCCCGTATGTGCTCACAGAGGTAAATATATTGGTTGCCTTATCTATGGTCACAATCATTTTTGAAAATTCCGTCTTTTTACCCAAAGGAATCATCTCAACAATATATACAGTCTTAGTCTTCTCCTTCTTTTCCCCTTTATAATTTAGCTTAAATCCGGTTTTATATAAACTAAGCAAAACTGAGGGACTAACTCCTGCCAACTCTTCTCCCGTAGGGTTACTGACATTCACCTCATCACTTCCTTTGGCATATACCCATTGAGTCTTACCATCGAACCATGTAATTCCATCGGGCACATCTATCTTAAACTTATTTCCTTTAAGGTATGCTTTTCCATCTTGACTATAGACCGTCTTTCCTTT encodes:
- a CDS encoding LolA-like putative outer membrane lipoprotein chaperone → MKKNISILVFLLCVFGLSAQNAKDILDKANLAYNKAGGITASFTVNTEDVKGKTVYSQDGKAYLKGNKFKIDVPDGITWFDGKTQWVYAKGSDEVNVSNPTGEELAGVSPSVLLSLYKTGFKLNYKGEKKEKTKTVYIVEMIPLGKKTEFSKMIVTIDKATNIFTSVSTYGKDGVDNHLIINKIQTGVNLADNIFIFNKKEYPGVEVIDLR